One Sphingomonas endolithica DNA segment encodes these proteins:
- the tssK gene encoding type VI secretion system baseplate subunit TssK codes for MAGKNRVGWHEGMFLRPQHFQAQDRFLEEQIRARVDAVRPWPWGLTELVIDEDLASLGKFGIVRAAGVMPDGTPFAIPGDLPPPPPLDVPGDARDAVVSLTLPAQQAGAVQFREAEGGALEARYLVSEFEVADAFSDDRTSEPIEFGLPNLRFGVTRDQVYGRVTLGLARVREMQNRRLMFDDRYIPPTLDVAAAVRLRGALADISGRAEQRAEELALRAVEATDGGSDTFVSFLLLQALNRWLAVLQHLQHLPMVHPERLYENLIAMAGELATLIRPDRRPPPLPRYDHENPQTCFEPVIDLLQSMLSAMFDRSAVQLPLELAGPGAYVSKITDHNLFVTGYFYLAVAAAAPIEEIRGLFPSVAKIGTVQKMRQIVDSALPGVPLRHTPTPPPQLRVLPGYVYFELDRGVPDWRDFASAPALGLHVAGDWPQLKMELWCVKKAGR; via the coding sequence GTGGCTGGCAAGAATCGTGTCGGCTGGCACGAAGGTATGTTCCTGCGACCGCAGCACTTCCAGGCGCAGGATCGATTCCTAGAGGAACAGATTCGCGCGCGAGTCGATGCCGTACGCCCCTGGCCCTGGGGCCTGACCGAATTGGTGATCGACGAGGATCTGGCGTCGCTGGGCAAGTTCGGCATTGTCCGCGCCGCGGGCGTGATGCCGGATGGCACGCCGTTCGCGATCCCTGGCGATCTCCCGCCGCCGCCACCGCTGGATGTGCCGGGCGATGCGCGCGATGCGGTCGTCTCGCTGACGTTGCCGGCGCAGCAGGCGGGCGCAGTGCAGTTTCGTGAGGCGGAGGGCGGCGCGCTGGAGGCGCGTTACCTGGTGTCCGAGTTCGAGGTCGCCGACGCCTTTTCGGACGATCGCACTTCGGAGCCGATCGAGTTCGGCTTGCCCAATCTGCGCTTCGGTGTGACTCGCGATCAGGTTTACGGCCGGGTTACCCTGGGGCTGGCCCGGGTGCGCGAGATGCAGAACCGCCGGCTGATGTTCGACGATCGCTATATCCCGCCGACGTTGGACGTCGCCGCCGCGGTGCGGCTGCGCGGCGCGCTCGCCGACATTTCGGGACGCGCCGAACAGCGCGCCGAGGAGCTGGCGCTGCGCGCGGTGGAGGCGACCGATGGCGGATCGGACACGTTCGTCAGCTTCCTGCTGCTCCAGGCGCTCAATCGCTGGCTGGCCGTGCTGCAGCATCTGCAGCATTTGCCGATGGTCCATCCCGAGCGGCTCTACGAAAATCTGATCGCAATGGCCGGCGAACTCGCCACGTTGATCCGCCCCGATCGGCGCCCGCCGCCATTGCCGCGCTACGATCACGAAAACCCGCAGACCTGTTTCGAGCCGGTGATCGATTTGCTGCAATCGATGCTGTCGGCGATGTTCGATCGTTCGGCGGTGCAGCTGCCGCTCGAACTGGCCGGGCCGGGGGCGTACGTTTCCAAGATTACCGATCACAATCTGTTCGTCACGGGCTACTTCTACCTGGCGGTGGCCGCCGCCGCGCCGATCGAGGAGATACGCGGGCTGTTTCCCTCGGTCGCCAAGATAGGAACGGTGCAGAAGATGCGGCAGATCGTCGATTCGGCGCTGCCGGGCGTACCACTGCGCCACACGCCGACCCCGCCGCCGCAGCTGCGCGTGCTGCCGGGCTACGTCTATTTCGAGCTCGATCGCGGCGTGCCCGACTGGCGCGACTTTGCCAGCGCGCCCGCGCTCGGGCTGCATGTCGCGGGTGATTGGCCGCAGCTCAAGATGGAGTTGTGGTGCGTGAAGAAGGCCGGACGATGA
- a CDS encoding CPBP family intramembrane glutamic endopeptidase → MSKAVATAWAAAGVAVATILIAFGPMLVETVISTGGSLGPMGIETVFTAAIFGAMLLVAIGGGAVTGISPLAGGERPAAMLALGAAIGLSGLLAASALAWIAGGLVPAGGAPSVGGAILLGLLTVTLQVIAEEAYFRGWLQPLVVRVWGQRLAVPVVAAGFAALHVLGGARDPLALANLFLGGLVFGLLAARAGGIAPAVGMHLGWNGAEQLLLGLEPNPGVSSFGSILDLDLVGSALWGGSTEGLNASMAMMVALLAIFAPLVISRRRPR, encoded by the coding sequence ATGAGCAAAGCGGTTGCCACGGCGTGGGCGGCGGCCGGCGTTGCCGTCGCCACCATATTGATCGCGTTCGGGCCGATGCTGGTCGAGACGGTGATTTCGACCGGTGGCTCTCTGGGTCCGATGGGGATCGAAACCGTGTTCACGGCGGCGATTTTCGGCGCGATGCTGCTGGTGGCGATCGGCGGCGGGGCGGTAACCGGTATATCGCCGCTCGCGGGAGGCGAACGGCCGGCGGCGATGCTGGCATTGGGCGCGGCGATCGGCTTGTCCGGCCTGCTCGCGGCCTCGGCGCTGGCGTGGATCGCCGGCGGACTGGTGCCCGCCGGGGGAGCGCCATCGGTCGGCGGCGCGATCCTGCTCGGCCTGTTGACGGTCACGCTGCAGGTGATCGCGGAAGAAGCCTATTTTCGCGGCTGGTTGCAACCCTTAGTGGTACGGGTCTGGGGCCAAAGGCTGGCGGTGCCGGTGGTCGCCGCAGGGTTTGCGGCGTTGCATGTGCTGGGTGGCGCGCGCGATCCGCTGGCGCTCGCCAATCTGTTTCTCGGCGGGCTGGTATTTGGGCTGCTTGCCGCGCGCGCGGGCGGCATCGCGCCGGCGGTCGGGATGCACCTGGGATGGAATGGCGCCGAGCAATTGCTGCTGGGTCTGGAGCCCAATCCTGGGGTGAGCAGCTTCGGGTCGATCCTCGATCTCGACCTGGTGGGCTCGGCCTTGTGGGGCGGCTCGACGGAAGGCCTGAATGCCAGCATGGCGATGATGGTTGCCTTGCTGGCGATCTTCGCCCCGTTGGTGATCTCCAGGCGACGACCTCGGTAA
- the icmH gene encoding type IVB secretion system protein IcmH/DotU, giving the protein MSGDDGQGNGKTVFRPSPLQGLRQNEGVAPPPASPFAPAAPGYAADPGYGAPPPLSRAGLGPQGGGLAPSRLAEDDVPLPATPRTVRNVMLAEAEPVLALVAGVRSGRVRLAMPEIHRQASQAIARFEQAIAPHYSEEQRQRAKYAVCATTDDVAQNLPGIGTDGAEWARRSMVVQFFQENIGGDRFWQLVDDMLRTPNDNADLIELYHACLAAGFEGRFRVMPDGRRRLHEIMTRLQGALPHVRSLSATELSPRWKGENAPLGRMSFWGIIALVAAIAAGILLLAFIVFKLLLMSNADAPSERLAAIRPSERLTLSRPGGGIAQADSAQASKLKRFLEPEIREGLVTVEEDAQTVRVRTTVGQLFRSGSDVLEAGREPLFHRIGRAIEEEKGSVTIEGHADSDRVASLQFPDNMALSQARAETVGKLVRTDLSDPARVTTKGLGETVPIASNDNAAGKSQNRRVEIIVPRRY; this is encoded by the coding sequence ATGAGCGGAGACGACGGTCAGGGCAACGGCAAGACCGTCTTCCGCCCGTCGCCGTTGCAGGGGCTGCGCCAGAATGAGGGCGTAGCGCCGCCGCCGGCATCGCCCTTCGCCCCCGCCGCGCCGGGCTATGCGGCAGATCCCGGCTATGGCGCACCGCCGCCGTTATCGCGCGCTGGCCTTGGCCCGCAGGGTGGCGGGCTTGCCCCGTCGCGGCTGGCCGAGGACGACGTGCCGTTGCCGGCGACGCCGCGCACGGTACGCAACGTCATGCTGGCAGAGGCCGAACCAGTGCTGGCCTTGGTCGCTGGGGTGCGCAGCGGGCGCGTGCGGCTCGCCATGCCGGAAATTCACCGCCAGGCCAGCCAGGCAATCGCGCGGTTCGAGCAGGCGATCGCGCCGCATTATTCCGAGGAACAGCGCCAGCGGGCCAAATATGCCGTGTGCGCGACGACCGACGATGTCGCGCAGAACCTGCCCGGGATCGGCACCGACGGCGCGGAATGGGCACGGCGATCGATGGTCGTGCAATTCTTTCAGGAGAATATCGGCGGCGATCGTTTCTGGCAGCTGGTCGACGACATGCTGCGCACGCCGAACGACAATGCCGACCTGATCGAATTGTATCACGCGTGTCTGGCCGCCGGGTTCGAGGGGCGGTTTCGCGTCATGCCTGACGGGCGGCGGCGGTTGCACGAGATCATGACGCGGCTGCAGGGCGCGTTGCCGCATGTCCGCTCGCTCTCGGCGACCGAGCTGTCACCGCGCTGGAAGGGCGAGAATGCGCCGCTCGGGCGGATGAGCTTCTGGGGGATCATCGCGCTGGTCGCGGCAATCGCCGCCGGCATCTTGCTGCTCGCCTTCATCGTCTTCAAGCTGTTGCTGATGTCGAATGCCGATGCGCCGTCGGAACGGCTGGCGGCGATCCGCCCATCGGAGCGGCTGACGCTATCGCGGCCCGGCGGCGGGATCGCGCAGGCCGACAGCGCGCAGGCGAGCAAGCTCAAGCGCTTCCTCGAACCGGAAATCCGCGAAGGGCTGGTGACGGTTGAGGAGGATGCGCAGACGGTGCGCGTGCGCACCACCGTGGGGCAATTGTTCCGCTCCGGCTCGGACGTGCTGGAGGCCGGGCGAGAGCCGCTGTTCCACCGCATCGGCCGGGCGATCGAGGAGGAAAAGGGCAGCGTGACGATCGAAGGCCATGCCGACAGCGACCGCGTCGCGTCGCTGCAATTCCCCGACAATATGGCGCTCTCGCAGGCGCGCGCGGAGACGGTCGGCAAATTGGTTCGCACCGATCTCAGCGATCCCGCGCGGGTGACGACGAAGGGACTGGGCGAGACCGTGCCGATCGCCTCCAACGACAATGCGGCCGGCAAGTCCCAGAACCGACGCGTCGAAATCATCGTGCCACGGCGGTATTGA
- a CDS encoding CHAT domain-containing protein encodes MIVRRRGTSFLLAGIATLAVPNGAVARLPDRPDTISLGRAAGGEPCVASREWRDPTVPDPFARAYTITCRGVSASRPLGSIRIVPATDVAIKPIDAALTCGTAQPVAIAAGPAQVRRCFNTLLSIPTVRIDLRIGESVLIGDATPAALAQLEEALAILSGRKRPSADVMRTVSTAVDLSKIAPEAVAAAPTTEAVRFSPAAALAEGINLNHKGLNVDASRVLNDALSRLPADANPATRAELLLEAGLADSNIRFPDAAQEHFLQADSVFMASPSAQTPFLTRKRDAYRALDLINRHQFREAIALLDRQGGSDVLAVQPLMDPSALRQLNQPRTRAGDAVSAIAVPDTGELAQLVLDAQANWARSIALLSLGDEKGATAAIELAARRYRPLENERIDRSQILWLGAKIDRQRARLLARGGRTGQALSAFDEALVDMRRGAVATAGTGAEPMIAQAQLERASIFAGSGASHAAVRDEYARAIDAMIDSNGDALAGSNGMEAYLDLLVEEASTTPRADTFARFFRAVQATGEPSVARQINQLQSVVAEDPALGALVRERADLEREVTRLRYAIAAGPEADIVRTSDDELQRARTTAEQRLFVVDAQLAQNPRYQTVDDHPATLEEVRAALKPGEVFLKIATLNRRVYGMVITGDRMFAYAIAPDAASKAAVGALAERVRASIDARLGDGKLVPFDDAGAYALFRLIAGPAEAVLNAAPGLVVDPSGPLEHLPIGVLVTRYDRNAVRPSPFDFSQTKFLAGQATISTALSPRSFLAARARPASRATRPFLGFGEHMPPPVVADLTGRMVKVGYSCSVDFGRLSSLSRAFQPISSRELTIAAQALGATGAPEIIGAAFNDTALDTRGDLNQYEVLHFATHGLEEGQWGCAMSPPALVTSFGDAASDGLLSFSEIAALNLDANLVVLSACDTASGVRDEALARQSGQEEAGSTLEGLVRAFLTANARSVLATYWQVSAEHESEEFMRVFYESGRTKPIGAALQDAQRDLIAQPDYSHPFYWAPYFLVGDSSKTMLSPRTPAPAIAASR; translated from the coding sequence GTGATCGTTCGTAGGCGCGGTACGTCTTTCCTGCTTGCCGGCATTGCCACGCTGGCCGTGCCCAATGGCGCCGTCGCGCGGTTGCCGGATCGGCCCGATACGATCAGCCTGGGCCGTGCTGCGGGGGGCGAACCGTGCGTCGCGTCGCGCGAATGGCGTGATCCCACGGTTCCTGATCCGTTCGCCCGCGCCTACACCATCACCTGCCGTGGCGTGAGCGCCAGCCGCCCGTTGGGAAGCATCCGCATCGTTCCCGCAACGGATGTCGCGATCAAGCCGATCGATGCGGCGCTGACGTGCGGCACGGCGCAGCCTGTCGCGATTGCCGCCGGTCCGGCGCAGGTGCGCCGCTGCTTCAACACCCTGTTGTCGATCCCCACCGTTCGCATCGATCTGCGGATCGGCGAGTCGGTCCTGATCGGTGATGCCACGCCAGCGGCGCTTGCGCAGTTGGAGGAAGCGCTGGCGATCCTCAGCGGGCGGAAGCGACCGAGCGCGGACGTGATGCGCACCGTCTCGACCGCGGTGGATCTGAGCAAGATCGCCCCCGAAGCGGTGGCAGCGGCACCCACGACGGAGGCGGTACGCTTCAGCCCGGCGGCGGCATTGGCTGAGGGGATCAACCTGAACCACAAGGGGCTGAACGTCGATGCCTCGCGCGTGCTGAACGACGCGTTGAGCCGCCTGCCGGCCGATGCCAACCCGGCGACCCGCGCCGAGTTGCTGCTCGAGGCGGGGCTGGCGGATTCCAACATCCGCTTTCCCGATGCGGCGCAGGAGCATTTCCTCCAGGCCGATTCGGTGTTCATGGCATCACCCAGCGCGCAGACGCCGTTCCTGACGCGCAAACGCGATGCTTACCGGGCACTCGACCTGATCAATCGCCATCAATTCCGCGAGGCGATCGCCCTGCTCGATCGGCAGGGCGGCAGCGATGTCTTGGCCGTACAGCCGCTGATGGATCCGTCCGCATTGCGGCAGCTGAACCAGCCGCGCACGCGCGCCGGTGATGCCGTCAGCGCCATCGCGGTGCCCGATACCGGGGAACTGGCGCAATTGGTGCTGGATGCGCAAGCCAATTGGGCGCGCAGCATCGCCTTGCTGTCGCTGGGCGACGAGAAGGGCGCCACGGCCGCGATCGAGCTTGCGGCGCGCCGCTATCGCCCGCTGGAAAATGAGCGGATCGATCGTTCGCAGATCCTCTGGCTCGGCGCCAAGATCGACCGCCAGCGCGCACGCCTGCTGGCACGCGGCGGACGCACGGGACAGGCGCTCTCGGCGTTCGACGAGGCGCTGGTCGACATGCGCCGGGGCGCAGTGGCGACCGCCGGTACCGGCGCGGAACCGATGATCGCCCAGGCGCAGCTGGAGCGGGCCTCGATCTTCGCCGGTAGCGGTGCCTCGCACGCTGCGGTCCGCGATGAATATGCCCGCGCGATCGATGCGATGATCGACTCCAATGGCGACGCGCTGGCCGGCTCGAACGGCATGGAGGCGTATCTCGACCTGCTGGTCGAAGAGGCGTCGACCACGCCGCGCGCCGACACCTTCGCCCGCTTCTTCCGCGCGGTGCAAGCCACCGGTGAGCCTTCCGTCGCACGCCAGATCAATCAGCTGCAATCGGTGGTGGCGGAGGATCCGGCGCTGGGCGCGCTGGTGCGCGAACGCGCCGATCTGGAGCGCGAGGTGACGCGGTTGCGCTACGCCATTGCCGCTGGGCCGGAGGCGGATATCGTCCGCACGAGCGACGATGAACTGCAGCGCGCACGCACCACCGCGGAGCAGCGCCTGTTCGTGGTCGACGCGCAACTGGCGCAAAACCCGCGCTACCAGACGGTCGACGATCATCCCGCAACCCTGGAGGAGGTACGCGCAGCGCTGAAGCCGGGCGAGGTGTTCCTCAAGATCGCCACGCTCAACCGCCGAGTTTACGGCATGGTGATCACCGGCGACCGCATGTTCGCCTATGCCATCGCCCCCGACGCCGCGTCCAAGGCGGCGGTCGGGGCGCTCGCCGAGCGTGTGCGTGCCTCGATCGACGCGCGCCTGGGCGACGGCAAGCTGGTACCCTTCGACGATGCGGGCGCCTATGCCTTGTTCCGGCTGATCGCGGGGCCGGCCGAAGCGGTGCTGAACGCGGCGCCCGGGCTGGTAGTCGACCCGTCCGGACCGCTCGAGCATCTGCCGATCGGTGTACTGGTCACGCGCTATGACCGCAATGCGGTGCGCCCATCGCCGTTCGATTTCTCGCAGACCAAGTTCCTTGCCGGGCAGGCGACGATCTCGACCGCGTTGTCGCCGCGCTCGTTCCTGGCCGCGCGCGCGCGGCCGGCGTCACGCGCGACGCGCCCGTTCCTCGGCTTTGGCGAGCATATGCCGCCGCCCGTCGTAGCCGATTTGACGGGGCGAATGGTGAAGGTCGGCTATTCCTGCTCGGTCGATTTCGGGCGGCTGAGCAGCCTGTCGCGCGCCTTCCAGCCGATCAGCAGCCGCGAACTGACGATTGCCGCCCAAGCGCTTGGTGCGACGGGTGCGCCGGAGATCATCGGTGCGGCGTTCAACGATACCGCACTCGATACGCGCGGCGACCTAAACCAATATGAGGTGCTCCATTTCGCGACCCACGGGCTGGAAGAGGGGCAATGGGGCTGCGCGATGTCGCCGCCGGCTTTGGTCACCTCGTTCGGCGATGCCGCATCGGACGGCCTGCTGAGCTTTTCCGAGATCGCCGCACTCAACCTGGATGCCAATCTGGTCGTGCTGTCAGCCTGCGATACGGCAAGCGGTGTGCGCGACGAGGCATTGGCGCGCCAGTCGGGCCAGGAAGAGGCCGGATCGACGCTCGAAGGGCTGGTTCGTGCCTTCCTGACCGCCAATGCGCGGTCGGTCCTGGCGACATACTGGCAGGTGTCGGCCGAGCATGAGAGCGAGGAGTTCATGCGCGTGTTCTACGAATCCGGCCGCACGAAGCCGATCGGCGCGGCGTTGCAGGACGCGCAGCGCGATCTGATCGCACAGCCGGACTATTCGCATCCTTTCTACTGGGCGCCCTATTTCCTGGTCGGTGACAGCAGCAAGACGATGCTGTCGCCGCGCACGCCCGCACCAGCGATCGCCGCCAGTCGCTGA
- a CDS encoding M23 family metallopeptidase, with product MDQREEPSFDPRQWDKPVSGKEPVADSLSFDPRSWVTSPPPPPPTSRPTPAPPAPPSPPARSLPPKPSPHARAGLASAASLAILALGGIAAFVSRPAGTSISVVPQALPKTQTKNATASERTLMLSSAADIVPSLRASGIANDDATRAGTRAAAALGANAGDIRLIFDMVGTAGAATLARLEATHDDGSGVTLVRAADGSFAEQRQAAHLVTKLQVVRGELDAESFYSSAVAAGINDNLVGDFANAFVFDFDMQREVAPGDIFEAGFQQRYNQAGEPVGLPVLVYAALNTAAKSRALYRFTQAGDKQPGWYDSNGRSTVRTLMRTPIDGARISSGFGFREHPVLGFVKMHKGTDFAAPTGTPIFASGDAVVDFAGPKGPNGNFVRLRHDNGWQTLYLHMNRIWPGIAPGVRVTQGQQIGEVGTTGRSTGPHLHYEVHIDGQPVNPLSIETGQGSRTLAGAALADFRRLRDKIDARRAESD from the coding sequence TTGGACCAGCGCGAGGAACCGTCCTTCGATCCCCGCCAATGGGACAAGCCGGTGTCGGGCAAAGAGCCGGTTGCCGACTCGCTGTCGTTCGATCCGCGCAGCTGGGTGACGTCTCCACCGCCACCGCCTCCGACTTCGCGCCCAACGCCGGCCCCGCCGGCACCCCCTTCCCCACCTGCGCGCTCACTGCCGCCGAAGCCATCGCCGCATGCTCGTGCCGGACTGGCGAGTGCTGCATCGCTGGCGATTCTTGCGCTCGGCGGCATCGCGGCCTTCGTCTCCCGCCCCGCGGGGACATCCATATCCGTCGTGCCCCAGGCACTCCCCAAAACGCAGACCAAGAATGCGACCGCGAGCGAGCGCACCCTGATGCTGTCGAGCGCGGCAGATATCGTCCCCAGCCTGCGCGCCTCCGGCATTGCCAACGACGACGCCACGCGTGCGGGCACGCGCGCCGCGGCGGCGCTGGGGGCCAACGCCGGCGACATCCGCCTGATCTTCGACATGGTCGGCACGGCCGGCGCCGCGACGCTCGCCAGGCTGGAGGCGACGCACGACGATGGCAGCGGTGTGACGCTGGTTCGCGCGGCCGATGGCAGCTTCGCCGAACAGCGCCAGGCGGCGCACCTCGTGACTAAGCTCCAGGTCGTGCGCGGCGAACTGGACGCGGAGAGCTTCTACAGTTCGGCGGTGGCCGCCGGGATCAACGACAATCTGGTCGGCGACTTTGCCAATGCGTTCGTCTTCGACTTCGACATGCAGCGCGAAGTTGCCCCGGGCGACATCTTCGAGGCCGGGTTCCAGCAGCGCTACAACCAGGCGGGCGAGCCGGTCGGGTTGCCGGTGCTGGTCTATGCTGCGCTCAACACCGCAGCCAAATCCCGCGCGCTGTATCGCTTCACGCAGGCGGGCGACAAGCAGCCGGGCTGGTATGACAGCAATGGCCGCAGCACGGTGCGCACGCTGATGCGCACCCCGATCGATGGCGCGCGGATCTCCTCGGGGTTCGGCTTTCGCGAACATCCGGTGCTCGGCTTCGTCAAGATGCACAAAGGCACCGATTTCGCCGCCCCGACGGGCACGCCGATCTTCGCCTCCGGCGATGCCGTGGTCGATTTTGCCGGCCCCAAGGGCCCCAATGGCAATTTCGTGCGGCTGCGCCATGATAATGGCTGGCAGACGTTGTACCTGCACATGAATCGCATCTGGCCGGGCATCGCTCCCGGCGTTCGCGTGACGCAGGGTCAGCAGATCGGCGAGGTCGGCACCACCGGCCGCTCGACCGGCCCGCATCTTCATTATGAAGTCCATATCGACGGGCAACCGGTCAACCCGCTGAGCATCGAGACCGGCCAAGGCAGCCGCACGCTGGCCGGGGCAGCGCTGGCCGATTTCCGCCGCCTGCGCGACAAGATCGACGCGCGCCGGGCAGAGAGCGATTAG